A genome region from Populus alba chromosome 3, ASM523922v2, whole genome shotgun sequence includes the following:
- the LOC118050584 gene encoding LOW QUALITY PROTEIN: glycosyltransferase BC10 (The sequence of the model RefSeq protein was modified relative to this genomic sequence to represent the inferred CDS: inserted 1 base in 1 codon; substituted 2 bases at 2 genomic stop codons) translates to MATQEGKDPGIVTTVRLNQKQAFAFETPSILLDVFXFSVLGFLSSVXTXFDFFGVHTVGPAARSNIIFPCFEESDSIEKWIRPPSNLMHKMNDIELFWRASFVPRINQYPIKRVPKIAFMFLTKGPLPLAPLWERFFKGHESLYSIYVHSLPSYVADLTQFSVFYKRQIPSQVAEWGMMSMCDAERRLLANALLDISNEWFILLSESCIPLHNFGIIYRYISKSRYSFMGVFDDPGPYGRGRYNWNMQPEVTLEQWRKGSQWFEVDRKLAVSVIEDSTYYPKFKDFCQPGCYVDEHYFPTMLSIQFPHLLANRSVTWTDWSRGGAHPATFGNSDITDEFFKRMFEGQSCLYNKQPDNVCFLFARKFAPSALEPLLDLSPKVLGF, encoded by the exons ATGGCAACTCAGGAGGGTAAGGACCCAGGTATAGTTACTACTGTTAGATTGAATCAAAAACAGGCCTTTGCCTTTGAGACTCCTTCAATTTTGCTTGATGTTT GGTTCTCGGTCTTGGGATTTCTATCGTCAGTGTAAACATGATTCGATTTTTTTGGAGTCCATACTGTAGGCCCTGCAGCAAGGTCTAATATCATTTTCCCTTGCTTTGAAGAGTCCGATAGTATAGAGAAGTGGATTAGGCCTCCATCAAACCTTATGCATAAGATGAATGACATAGAGTTGTTTTGGCGTGCTTCGTTTGTTCCTCGGATTAATCAATATCCTATCAAGAGAGTACCGAAGATTGCCTTCATGTTCTTGACAAAAGGGCCATTGCCATTGGCACCTCTTTGGGAGAGGTTTTTCAAGGGACACGAAAGCCTTTATTCGATTTATGTTCATTCATTGCCATCTTATGTTGCGGATTTGACACAATTTTCAGTGTTCTACAAGAGACAAATCCCAAGTCAG GTGGCAGAGTGGGGGATGATGAGCATGTGTGATGCGGAGAGGAGACTCCTTGCAAATGCATTGCTTGATATCTCTAATGAATGGTTCATCCTCTTGTCTGAGTCCTGCATTCCGCTCCACAATTTTGGCATTATCTATCGATACATATCAAAATCACGATACAGCTTTATGGGTGTATTTGATGATCCGGGTCCGTATGGGAGAGGACGCTATAATTGGAACATGCAACCTGAGGTCACGCTTGAACAGTGGCGCAAAGGGTCTCAGTGGTTTGAAGTGGATAGAAAGCTTGCAGTCAGTGTAATCGAGGACTCTACTTATTACCCAAAGTTTAAAGACTTCTGCCAACCGGGATGTTACGTGGATGAGCACTACTTCCCTacaatgctgagcatccaaTTTCCCCATCTCTTGGCAAACAGAAGTGTTACCTGGACAGACTGGTCTAGGGGTGGTGCTCACCCTGCTACATTTGGGAATTCTGATATTACAGATGAATTCTTCAAGAGGATGTTTGAAGGACAATCATGCTTGTATAACAAACAGCCAGACAACGTCTGCTTTCTCTTTGCAAGAAAGTTTGCTCCAAGCGCTTTAGAACCACTATTAGACTTGTCACCaaaagttttggggttttaa